GCAATTGCTGCAGCTATCGGTGGCAACACAGGTGATTCTATCCCTCTTTTTCGTTTGTACACTAACAATAATGGGATCGGCGTTTCTGTCAACCTTGGATGATGATACCGGCTAATTCATTGTTTATATTGCAATTAGTTGAGGTGCATCACATGCCGTTGCTCTCAGGTGTTGCCTGAGCCTTTCCAGCAAAGAACACCCAATGAAGCGCGGACGAGAACCTTGATTAGCTCGTCCTTATCCGATGGAAACAGTCTTCCGGTTCCCATACGGGTCTGCATGCAGATCATTGAAATCAACTGAACAACATTGATTGCCGCGTCGTCCAGATCAGCGACGCCAATTTCCGCGCGATGTTGTTGGAGACCTTCGGCGAACCGCATAACCTGCAAAATCGAAAGGCCATCGAACCACTGCCAGACGTCTGGTTCAACTTCCAGCAACCGCAGTGCCGCGCGGTAAACTCCGAGGCGAGCATCCATTTGGTTGAGCACAAACGTGGCGAGACTGATGATCGCTGCTGTTAGGTCCGGCTGGGCGTTTTTGCCATAGTCAAGCGCCTCAATCTCCGCCTTACTGGCCGCGAAGAATCGCTTGACCATCAATCGTGCGACATCGGTCTTATCTGAAAACCTGTGATAGAATGAGCCGGTCGAACAGCCAGAGGCGTTAATGATGTCGGTTGTTCTGGTGTCCTGATAGCCTTTTTCTGCAAACAACTGTTCGGCTGCGCTCATTATCCTCAGTTCCGTCTTGCGACTGCGCGCTTGCTGCATCGGGCTGTCTTCGACGACGCACGAAGGCACGAGTTTGGACAAGTTGCGGATATCTCGGGAAATTTTGGGCTTCTTGGCTCTCATAGGGGCACTAAACCACAAATTACTGCTTGACACAATCAAAAATAGAATACTAATTCTAGTTTATTGGCCTGTCTGGGCGATGGTCCTTGTGGCCCAACTGCGGAGGATTTTATGAAGAATAGCTACAAGTGCGCCGTCATGGCGCTTATTTTCTCGGCGCTGTCGACGACAGTGCAGGCGAAAACCACACTGAAAGTTGCTGCGACTGTGCCGGTGGGGACGCCATGGGCGGATCATCTTATCGAATGGAAGGAGAACGTTGAGTCGGCATCGGGAGGAGAGATCGAACTGGAGTTCTTTCTGGGCGGACAACTTGGTAACGAATATGATGTCTATCGCCAGGTTCAAAGGGGGCGCATCGACATCGGTTGGTTCACCGGGGCGGTCATGGCGGAGAACGTGCCCGAAATCGCTTTGATGTCGACCCCGTTCTTTTTCAGAGAAAGCAAAACACTAGATTGCGTCTATGGCGGGAAGTTTGGTGATCAGCTGGCCACGTATGTCTCCGAGGACGGAGTAAAGATGCTTCAGTGGCAGGAGACAGGTTGGGTCAGTATCATCGCGAAAGATGACCTGTCCGATGTTGAGGCGGCCAAAGGTTACAAGGCGCGGGTTGCACCGCAACCTATGTCCCGAACGCTTTGGTCTTCGGTTGGAGCCAATGTTTCGGAAATCCCCTATATGGAGATGCCTTCGGCGCTGCAAACGAACCTGATAAAATCGGGTGAAACTGCTGCAATCTCGTATTTTGCGTTCGGCTTGGACAAGGTTGCCCCTCACTACATCCGGACCCGGCATCTGCATCAGGCTGGGGCGATTCTGATCAACCAGGGAGTCTGGGATAAGCTATCCGCAGAGCAGCAGGCGGTTCTGGAGCAAGGTCTTCCCGATCTTCAGGCACACCGCGACTCCATGCGCAAACTCACCGAAGAGGTGCTCGCGAAATATAATGACAAGTCCGGCAACGTGCATGAGCTGACCGACGCGCAATACGCCGCGTGGAAGGCCAAGGTGGAACCAAACTGGCCAAACTTCGTGAACGAACTGGGTGAGCGGCCTCAATCCATCTGGCCTGACCTGATCAAGGCCAAAGCGGCCTGCGAAAACTGAGTTGGCCTGATGATTTCCGGGATCCTGAAGGCATTGTATAGGATCGAGGTGACGCTCGCTGTCATATTCTATGTCGTGATCGTCACCTTGATCCTAACAGATGTAAGCCTGCGCGAGCTGGTTGGCAGTTCGTTGCAGGGAGCACAGCGCGAGTCGGTTTATCTGATGATTATTACCGGCTTTCTCGGGATGGCTTTGGCGTCAGCGACCGGGCGGCATCTACGCCCGCAATTCGCTGATGGCCTTATTCCGGAACGTCACGCGCAAACGGCCCAACGGGTTGGGAATTTCATTATGTTTCTCATCTTCGCAACGTTCGGGGTCTATGGCGTATCGTTTGTCGAGCAGGCTTACGCGTATCAAGATATGGCGCGGGCGATCAACTTTCCGCTGTGGATATTGCAACTGGCAATCCCCTACGGCTGTTTTTCGGCTGCGCTTCGATACCTTCTGTTTTTTATCGCGCCAGACAAAGAACCCCAGCTAGGATCAGGGCAATGATTGCAGGGTCAATACTGTTCCTGACGCTGATTGCTCTCTTAGCAGTGCGAGTTAATCTGGCGGCGATTTTGTTGTTTCTCGCTGGTTATGTTCACATCGTCTGGGGTGACGCTGAACTCAGCTATGTCATCGAGGATATGTGGATCTCGCTTGACAAGGAAATTCTGTTGTCGCTGCCCCTGTTTCTCCTTTGTGGGAGCATTATGGGCCACGGGAAGATCGCTTCTCGGTTGATTGATGTGATGCGGGCCTTAACGGCCCCGATGCCGGGCGGCATGGTCGTTGCGACAATTCTTTCATGTGCGGTGTTTGCGGCGATTTCGGGCTCATCGGCGGTAACGCTGATTGCGGTGGGATCAATCGCCTATCCGGTGCTGGTCGAGCAAGGCTTTGGCAGAAGGTTTTCGCTGGGCGCGTTATCTGCTGGTGGCACCTTGGGAGTGATTATCCCTCCGTCGATCCCAATGATCCTTTACGGAATTGTGACAGAGACCTCCATTATTGATCTGTTCACAGCGGGGATTTTTCCCGGTCTGCTGCTCATGTTCTTGCTTTCGGGTTACTCGCTTTTCGTAACGCGACACCTGCCACGCGGAACGTTCTCGGGCACGGTGCTTTGGGCGTCTTTGAAAGACGGCATTTGGGCGCTGATGATGCCGGTCATATTGTTGGGCGGTATATATTCAGGCTATTTTTCTCCTACAGAATCTGCCGCTGTCGCGCTCGGGTATGCGATTTTGGTCGAGACGTTCATTTATCGTGAAATGACGCTTGGCATCATCAAGAATACCATGATTGAAACAGCTATCGTGATGGGAACACTTTTCCCGCTGGTTGCTATTTCCCAAAGCATCAACCTGCTTCTGACAACCCACCAGGTTCCGCAACAGTTGATCGCACTTATCGACGGGTTCGTAACCAAT
This is a stretch of genomic DNA from Aquicoccus sp. G2-2. It encodes these proteins:
- a CDS encoding TetR/AcrR family transcriptional regulator; the encoded protein is MSKLVPSCVVEDSPMQQARSRKTELRIMSAAEQLFAEKGYQDTRTTDIINASGCSTGSFYHRFSDKTDVARLMVKRFFAASKAEIEALDYGKNAQPDLTAAIISLATFVLNQMDARLGVYRAALRLLEVEPDVWQWFDGLSILQVMRFAEGLQQHRAEIGVADLDDAAINVVQLISMICMQTRMGTGRLFPSDKDELIKVLVRASLGVLCWKGSGNT
- a CDS encoding TRAP transporter substrate-binding protein; the protein is MKNSYKCAVMALIFSALSTTVQAKTTLKVAATVPVGTPWADHLIEWKENVESASGGEIELEFFLGGQLGNEYDVYRQVQRGRIDIGWFTGAVMAENVPEIALMSTPFFFRESKTLDCVYGGKFGDQLATYVSEDGVKMLQWQETGWVSIIAKDDLSDVEAAKGYKARVAPQPMSRTLWSSVGANVSEIPYMEMPSALQTNLIKSGETAAISYFAFGLDKVAPHYIRTRHLHQAGAILINQGVWDKLSAEQQAVLEQGLPDLQAHRDSMRKLTEEVLAKYNDKSGNVHELTDAQYAAWKAKVEPNWPNFVNELGERPQSIWPDLIKAKAACEN
- a CDS encoding TRAP transporter small permease subunit, with protein sequence MISGILKALYRIEVTLAVIFYVVIVTLILTDVSLRELVGSSLQGAQRESVYLMIITGFLGMALASATGRHLRPQFADGLIPERHAQTAQRVGNFIMFLIFATFGVYGVSFVEQAYAYQDMARAINFPLWILQLAIPYGCFSAALRYLLFFIAPDKEPQLGSGQ
- a CDS encoding TRAP transporter large permease yields the protein MIAGSILFLTLIALLAVRVNLAAILLFLAGYVHIVWGDAELSYVIEDMWISLDKEILLSLPLFLLCGSIMGHGKIASRLIDVMRALTAPMPGGMVVATILSCAVFAAISGSSAVTLIAVGSIAYPVLVEQGFGRRFSLGALSAGGTLGVIIPPSIPMILYGIVTETSIIDLFTAGIFPGLLLMFLLSGYSLFVTRHLPRGTFSGTVLWASLKDGIWALMMPVILLGGIYSGYFSPTESAAVALGYAILVETFIYREMTLGIIKNTMIETAIVMGTLFPLVAISQSINLLLTTHQVPQQLIALIDGFVTNTFMFLLCINILLLIVGCFMDMVSAILILAPILLVLGRAYGVDPVHLGVIMTVNLEIGLLTPPIGINLFVAMTAFKEDFVDIALGVLPFIAIMLLGLAVITYVPLLSLALLY